A portion of the Simkania negevensis Z genome contains these proteins:
- a CDS encoding peptidylprolyl isomerase: MKKVLVALLMLFCVGVFAKPVIVMETTEGTIEITLNPEVAPKACENMIELAKKQYYDGTKFHRVIPNFMIQGGDPQGTGRGGASIWGDNFKDEFKSDVKFNRPGLLAMANRGPNTNGSQFFITTTSTPWLDYKHTIFGEVTKGYDVVKKLESFGTPSGSTKKELKLIRVTVREDAE; the protein is encoded by the coding sequence ATGAAAAAAGTTTTGGTTGCTCTGCTCATGCTTTTTTGTGTCGGGGTTTTTGCTAAACCTGTGATTGTTATGGAAACAACAGAAGGAACGATTGAAATCACATTAAATCCAGAAGTTGCTCCTAAGGCTTGTGAAAACATGATTGAACTTGCGAAGAAGCAATACTATGATGGGACGAAGTTTCATCGGGTCATTCCTAACTTTATGATACAGGGTGGAGATCCTCAGGGGACAGGAAGAGGTGGCGCGTCTATTTGGGGTGACAATTTTAAAGACGAGTTCAAGTCTGATGTTAAATTTAATCGTCCTGGCCTTCTTGCAATGGCAAACCGAGGTCCTAATACCAACGGGAGTCAGTTTTTTATCACAACGACTTCTACGCCATGGCTTGATTACAAACACACGATTTTTGGTGAGGTCACAAAAGGATACGACGTTGTCAAAAAGCTAGAAAGTTTTGGGACTCCTTCTGGTTCTACTAAAAAGGAACTCAAACTTATTCGAGTCACAGTTAGAGAAGACGCAGAGTAA
- a CDS encoding helix-turn-helix domain-containing protein: MKAYLFKYDLPVKKFASDLGISTSYLYQLLKKERKPSLELALRIELYTNGEVTAKELIEGKGKFTPQNPIVEKLKHLEKHLNCIEERLSTLEASLLNHSAFSR; encoded by the coding sequence ATGAAAGCCTATTTATTCAAGTACGATTTACCCGTGAAAAAATTCGCATCGGACTTGGGAATTTCGACCTCATATCTTTACCAACTGCTAAAAAAAGAGCGGAAGCCATCCCTTGAGCTGGCTCTACGAATTGAACTCTACACAAACGGTGAAGTCACAGCCAAAGAACTCATCGAAGGAAAAGGGAAATTCACACCACAGAATCCCATTGTAGAAAAACTCAAACATCTTGAAAAGCACTTAAACTGCATAGAAGAACGCCTCAGCACCCTTGAAGCCTCACTTCTTAATCATTCTGCATTTTCAAGATAA